TCTCGTCGATCTTGGCGAAGATCTCGTCGAACCCCAGGACGTAACCGTCGGCCGCGCCGACGTTGCGATAGAACGCGCAGAAGTTGCAGCGCGCGACACAGACGTTCGTGTAGTTGACGTTCCGGTCGATGATGTAGGTGACGATGCCGTCGGGGTGGCGGCCGGCACGCACCCGGTCGGCCAACGCACCCAGCTCGTGCGTCGGCAGCGCCCGGTAGAGGGACAGGGCCTCGGCGGCGCCGATTCGCCCGCCGTCGAGCAGCCGCGCCGCGGCCCGGGCGGCCGCCGCGCGATCCGCTGCCGCGACCCCCGTCATGATTCGAAATACCGAACGGCGTGGGTCTCCGGCACGAGGTCCAGATCAACCGCTTCCGCATAGAAGCGTTTCAAGCCGGCGCGACCCTCCTCGTTCATCGCGAACTGCACGTTCTCCTGGAGATAGGCGCGCGCGATCTCCGCCTGCTCCTCGTCCTTCGGCCCGTGCGCCGAGGCTATCTCGTCAAGCGCCGCCAACCCTGCCGCGCGCGCCTCGCGCAGGGCGTCGATGTGGGCCGGCGTCACGACATCGGGCCGCCCGGCCCAGAACGCCCAGATGAACGGCAGGTTGGCCAGCGCCATCCACTCTTCCCCCAGGTCGATCTTGTCCAGATCGACCACCGTCTCGTGCTCGGTGAAGAGGGCGACGTCGCCGATCAGCAGCGCCGCGTCGCAACGCTTGAGCATCGTCGGCAGGTCGGGAGGCATCGCATGCAGTTGCGGCTCGATGTCGAACGACTGCGCGCAGAGGATACGAAGCAGCGCCGCCGCCGTGCGTGAGCTGGCGTCGACCGCGATCGAGCGGACGGCGGTCGGCGGCCGCGTGGTGAAGAGCGCTACCGACGCCACCGGCCCGTCCGAGGCGACGGCGATGTCGGGAACCACGCGGTAGTGGGTTCCGCGGAGATACTCGATGGACGGAATCAGCGCGAGATCGATCCTGCCGCTGTGCAGCAGCGAGGCCACGCGAGCGGGCACGTCGTACTGAATCGAGAACAGGTCGGAGCGCGCCTCGAGGCCATGCACCAGCGGACGGGCGTTCAGGTATTCGACGGCGCCAAGGCGAATCACACTCATTTGTCGTCTGTCGCAAGCGCTACGAAGCACCCGTCGCGTTCGACCGGGTCGAGCCCTGCCGCCCGAATCTGTCGCCGGATCTCGACCACCGGCATCCGCCTCGCGCCCTCCGCCGGGTCGTCGATGGGAGAGACGCCGTCGACATCGTCCGCGCCGAAAGCCAAAGCCACCTGCGCCAATTGCGGGCCGTACAGCCGCCAGTCCACCTGAATCGAATCGATATTGTCGACCAGCAGCCGCGAGAACGCAACCTGACGGACATCCTCGTATCCGGTGGTCGGCTTCGCCGTCAGCCGCCGGGGCAGCGGCGCGAAAGCCTGCGCCGGTGCGCCTCCTCCCCATTCCGCGACCCGGCGGATGAGAGCGATGCCGGAGGCGGCCGGATCGTGCACCGTCAGACGGGCGATCGGCAGGCCGGCGTCTCGCGCCCGGCCGATCCAGTCAGGACGGTCGGTCCGTTCCACCACGGCCTCCGAAATGGCGGCCAGGCCGGCGCCGCCCAGGGCGGCGGCGAAGCGGTCGAAGCGGAGGGTATCGCCGCCGCAGCAGTCGACGAGGTTATCGAGAGCAAAGCCGGTCACCGGCGTCCGGCCGGCCGCCGCGACGGTTCGTTCCACTCCCGCCAACGCCGCCGACTCGGTCTCGGGACGCCCGGCGAGGCGGATCTCCCCCGCCCCGGATGCCGCGGCGCCGAGGTCCGGATCCGTCAGGGAGACCTCCAGCACGCGGACGTAGGTCACCCGGTCGCCCCGGCGCGCTCGCCGGCGCTCGTCGGCCAGCGCGCCGAGCCGGACGACATCGCGCGTATCGGCCAGCGCGCCGATTTCGTCCGCCGTCAGCGATTCGCCCGCCACGACCCGATCGCTCAGCGCGTCGAACAGCGCCGCGTCGGTCATGCGCGCACACCCACGGACACGGTGGCCGAACCGGCCCGTAGCGCCTCGGCAATCCGTTGCGCCACGGCGAGGGCGCGGCGTCCGTCGGCGCCGGTCACGCCCGGCGCCTCTCCGGTTCGCGCCGAGCGGACGAAGTCGGTCAGCTCCCGCTCCAGCGGTTCGGCATCCGGAAAGTCGACGTGGCGGACCTTGATCGCCGGGTCGCCGTCCGCCGGACGAGACACGGTGACCGCTTCCACCTGCCGCTCCGCGTAGTCGACGGAAACCAGGGCATGCGGCTGGAAGACCCGGAGCTTTCGAACCCGATCGCGGCTGATCCGGCTCGCGGTCATATTCGCGATACACCCGTCCGGGAAACGGAGCCGGACGTTCGCGATATCGATCCTGCTGCTCAGCACCGGCACCCCGACGGCCTCGATGGACGCCGGTTCTTCGCCGACCATCGCCAGCGCGATGTCGATGTCGTGGATCATCAGATCGAGAATCACGTCGACATCGAGGCTGCGGGGCTGGAACACCGACAGGCGGTGGACTTCGATGAAGCGCGGGGCCGAGATATGGGGAAGTGCCGCGGCGACGGCCGGGTTGTGCCGTTCGGTGTGCCCGACGGCCAGCGTCGCGCCCGAGAGCCGGGCCGCGTCCAGCAACCGGTCCGCTTCCGCGAGCGAGGCGGCGATGGGTTTCTCGACCAGCACCGCGACACCCGACTCGAGCAGCGGCGCCGCAACCGCGCAATGGTCCGCCGTCGGGACCGCGACCACGCAACCGTCGACCGGTGGCTCTATCGCGCGAACATCGTCGACCACCGGCGCGCCGACGTCCGCGGCGACGGCGCGGGCGCGCGCCTGATCGACATCGACGATGCCCACGAGCTCCACGTCCGGCAGCGCGGCGAGGATCCGCGCGTGGTTCCGCCCAATGGAACCGACCCCGACGACCGCGGCGCGGAAAGCCCTGTCAGCCATCCCTTCACTCGGAACCCGCCGCCGCGGGCCGGTCGGCCTGCGGCCGCCCGACGATGGCGATGCCGGCGTCGTCGGCCGCCTCGAACACGCGGTCGCCGTCAATCACCAGCGTCCGGCCCGCATCGACCGACAGGACCCCCATGCCCGCCGCACGCATCGCCTCGACCGTCGACACCCCGACCACCGGCACGTCGAACCGCATGTCCTGATTGGGCTTCGCTACTTTGACGACGGTGGCGCCGGGACCGGCGAGACGGCCGGCGCGCGCGATCACGGCGTCGGTCCCCTCCATTGCCTCGACCGCCACGACGGCCCGGTCCTTGACGACGATCGTCTGGCCGATGTCCAACCCCGCGATGGCGTCGGCCATCCGGTAGCCGAACGCGAGGTCGGAGCGCTCGTCGGCGGTGGGCGACCGCACGGTCAGCGTGCCGTCGCCGGCAAGCAGCGGCGCGAGAAAGAGGGTCGAGTCGACCAGCTCGATGCCATGCTCCTCCAGAACGCCAGCCACCGCTGAGATCAGCGCATCGGTATTCTGCGCCCGGAGCCGGCGCAACACGGACAGCAGGGTGAGATCGGGCACGACGCCCGAGAAGAGCTTCGTGTGCTTCACCTGCCCCGCCATCAACGCACGGGTGACCCCCGCTTCCTTCAGGATCCGGATGCAGCGGCCCAACTGGCCCAGGGACACCCAGTGGAAGGCGGCCGGCTGCCGGTCGGCGGCGGCCGCTTCGAGGTCGGGGCTGGTTTCTTCACGAATGGCGACGACGGTTACGTCGTGCCCCAGGCTGCGCGCCGCGTCGAGCGCCAGAAAGGGAAACCGGCCGTTACCGGCAATCAGGCCGATCCGCATCAGGACTGTCTGTGCGTCTACTCCTCGACTCCGACCGGCTCGTAACGCCGCGTCGGACGACGCAGGATGACGCCACGCTTGGAACTCCGGATGAAGTCGACCAGAACGCGCACCTCCGCGACGTTGAGGCTCCGGTCGGCTTCGATGGCGGCGAGCGCCTGAGTCGTGTTCAGCTTCGACTGCAGCAGGTAGCGGTACGAGCGGCGCAACTGCACGATCGTCTCTGGCCGGGTGCCCCGCCGCTCCAGGCCGATCGTGTTCAGGCCGTACAGGCGCGCGCGATTGCCGACGGTGCGGCTGTAGGGCAGGGCGTCCATCGTGACGACGCTGCCGCCGCCGATGAACGCCTGCCGGCCGACGCGGCAGAACTGGTGCACGCCGGACAGCGCGCTTATCGTCGCCTCGTCCTCGACCACGACGTGGCCGCCGATCGTCGCGCCGTTGGCGAAGATGTTGCGATCGCCGATCGTGCAGTCGTGGGCCACGTGCGCGTACGCCATGAAGACATTATCGTTGCCGATCAGGGTCAGTCCGCCGCCGCCCCGGGTTCCCCGGTTGATCGTCACGAATTCCCGGATCACGTTGCGGTGGCCGATCACGACTCGGGTTTCTTCACCCCGGTACTTGAGGTCCTGCGGGATGAGTCCGACGGACGCGAAGGGGAACACCTGGCAGTCGTCACCCAGTTCCGTGTTGCCGGCGATGATCGCGGAGGCGCCGATTCGGCAACCGCGGCCCAACCGAACTTCGGAACCGATGATCGCGTTCGGACCGACCCGCGTATCCGGCCCGAGCACCGCGTCGGAATGGACCGTCGCCGTCGGATCGATGTGGGTCGACGCCTCGATGCCAACCAGCAACTCCGCCTCCGCGACGGACTGGCCCGCCACCGTCGCCACGCAGTAGGCGACCGCGGCGCCCACCGGCCGCTCTCGGAGCGTCACCTCCAGGCAGAGGCGGTCGCCCGGAAGCACCTGCTTCCTGAACTTCGCGTTGTTGACGCCGCGCAGCGCCGTGCGGCCGGTCGGGGCCTTGCCTTCGTCACCCAGCAGCAGCAGCGTCGCCACCTGCGCGAATGTCTCGATCATCATGACTCCCGGCATCAGCGGGTTGCCGGGAAAGTGTCCCTGGAAATACTCCTCGTTCACCGTCACGTTCTTGACCGCGGTCACGCGCTGGCCGGGCTCGTACTCGACGACGCGGTCGACGAGGAGCGAGGGGTAGCGATGCCGGAGCCGGTCGAGGAGAACGGGAATGTCGAGAGACACGGGACCTGGGGGCTTACTGACCGATGGGGAGTGTATCAGACGACGATGCGCCCCGTGCCGACACGCCGCGTGATGCGCGCCCGGTCGAGGTGCTCGAGCAGCGGTATGGCGTACTTCCGCGTGATCCCGAACCGCGACTTGAACCAGGCGATATCGACCCGGGCCGTCTCCCCCGCCGGCGCCGAAGCCTTCAGGGCGCCCACCTCCGTCCGCACCACGTCGAGCACGTCGCGGTGAAACAGCAGCGGACCCAGCCGCTCCAGAATGCCCTCCCGTACCAGGAGGGCGATCATCCGGTCGATCGCCTCCCTGTCCGCGCCGAGCAACTCGGGCAGCGAGACCACGTCGGGCGGCGACAACCCTTCCTCCCGGAACCGCGCGGCCAGCCGGTCCTTCAGGCGCGCTTCCTCCTCACTTAGGACGACCCGGTGGCTCGACAACGCCAGGTGACGCCCGGCCGCCAACACGCCTTCGGTCGCCAACGCCTCGGCGACGTGGTCGAACAGCTCCGGTCCGGCCAGCGTCCCGAGACCGGAGCGCGCCATCTCCCGCGGAAGCCCCGGCTCGAGCGGCGCCTTGCGATGGTAGGCGGTCACCGCATCGAGCAGCATCGCGCGCGCCGACATCACCCGTTCGGTGGCGAAGAAGCAATTGTCGGCCGCCGTCACGGCGCGGCCGGCAACCAGTGCGCCCAGCACCTTCGTGACCGCGGATTGCGTGAGCCCGACGCGCGGAGCCAGATCCTCGGCGGTCACGCCAGCGCCCCCCGCCTCGTCCACCCGCAGCTCGACCGCCTGACGCAGGCCATCGCCGTCCATCCGATCCAGCCGGCGGAGCCGCCCTGCGCCGGCGGCGGACCGAAGCCGTCCGCGCGGCGGATCCGGATCGAGCACGACGCCACCACCGATAGTGAGCGGCGGTGAGTAGGCGCGCAGCACGAATCGGTCACCCCGCGTCAGCGCGGCGGGCCGCTCAAGATGAAGACGGGCGAACGCCGAGCTGCCCGGATCGAGAGTTCCCGGGAACAACGGCGGACCGTCCGTGCCGCCGTCGACGTCTCCGTCCTCCGGTGCACTAAGCGCACCCAACGCGACGCGCGCCATCACTTCGGTCGTCCCCTGGTGAAAGCGGACCCGCGCGCCATACCGCAATGCTCGCGCGTCATCGAGCAGGGATACGCGCGCATCGATTCGCCGGGTCGCCAGCAGGCCGCCGGCAACCGTGAGCGTATCGCCGCGCCGCAGGTCGTCGACGCCGACGCCGGCCAGGTTGATCGCCGCCCGCTGACCGGCGTGCGCGGATGGCTGCGCCCTGCCATGCACCTCCAGCCCGCGCACCTTGACGCGCCGGGCGCCCGGCAGAAGGAACAGATCCGCGTCCCGGTCGATGCGGCCCGAGACCAGCGTACCGGTCACCACCGTGCCGAATCCCTTCATGCTGAACGCGCGGTCGATCGGCAGTCGGGGAATCCCGTCGTCCCGGCGGCCGGCCGCGCCGTCGGCCAGCTCCGCCAGCACGCGCCGCAGACTGTCCAGGCCTTCGCCGGTGCGGGACGACACCGGAACGACCGGCGCCCCCTCGAGAAACGAGCCGGCCACGAGCTCGCTCACCTCCAGACGCACCAGCTCGATCGTTTCGGCGTCGACGAGGTCCGCCTTCGTCAACGCAACGACGCCGTCCGCCACGTCGAGCAGCCGGCAGATGTCGAAGTGCTCCCGGGTCTGCGGCATCACCGACTCGTCCGCCGCCACGACCAGAACGACGCTGTCGATACCGCTCACTCCCGCCAGCATGTTGCGGACGAACCGCTCATGCCCCGGCACGTCGACAAACGCCAGGCCGGTGGCCCCCTCCTGGTACCGGGCGAAGCCGAGGTCAATCGTGATGCCGCGCGCCTTCTCTTCGCGAAGCCGATCCGGATCGATCCCGGTCAACGCTCGCACCAGCGCGCTCTTCCCGTGGTCGATGTGCCCCGCCGTTCCGACCACGAGATGCTTCACGCCGCTCTCGGTGCTACGCTGGGTTTCACCATGGGCTGCTAACGCCGCCCCACGCCCGTCCGCCGGCG
This genomic interval from Acidobacteriota bacterium contains the following:
- a CDS encoding menaquinone biosynthesis protein, whose translation is MGRRRTGAGFRAAAPAADGEADHRIRGCPSGCVLAAAGRQYRFDSGGLAAVRPAIGAGGFGFRRGRCRRRLSHRRPGGGREADAGGRDPATDSGGRARPGRTRRVLRSACDRRQMSVIRLGAVEYLNARPLVHGLEARSDLFSIQYDVPARVASLLHSGRIDLALIPSIEYLRGTHYRVVPDIAVASDGPVASVALFTTRPPTAVRSIAVDASSRTAAALLRILCAQSFDIEPQLHAMPPDLPTMLKRCDAALLIGDVALFTEHETVVDLDKIDLGEEWMALANLPFIWAFWAGRPDVVTPAHIDALREARAAGLAALDEIASAHGPKDEEQAEIARAYLQENVQFAMNEEGRAGLKRFYAEAVDLDLVPETHAVRYFES
- a CDS encoding Gfo/Idh/MocA family oxidoreductase, with the translated sequence MADRAFRAAVVGVGSIGRNHARILAALPDVELVGIVDVDQARARAVAADVGAPVVDDVRAIEPPVDGCVVAVPTADHCAVAAPLLESGVAVLVEKPIAASLAEADRLLDAARLSGATLAVGHTERHNPAVAAALPHISAPRFIEVHRLSVFQPRSLDVDVILDLMIHDIDIALAMVGEEPASIEAVGVPVLSSRIDIANVRLRFPDGCIANMTASRISRDRVRKLRVFQPHALVSVDYAERQVEAVTVSRPADGDPAIKVRHVDFPDAEPLERELTDFVRSARTGEAPGVTGADGRRALAVAQRIAEALRAGSATVSVGVRA
- a CDS encoding LpxI family protein, whose protein sequence is MRIGLIAGNGRFPFLALDAARSLGHDVTVVAIREETSPDLEAAAADRQPAAFHWVSLGQLGRCIRILKEAGVTRALMAGQVKHTKLFSGVVPDLTLLSVLRRLRAQNTDALISAVAGVLEEHGIELVDSTLFLAPLLAGDGTLTVRSPTADERSDLAFGYRMADAIAGLDIGQTIVVKDRAVVAVEAMEGTDAVIARAGRLAGPGATVVKVAKPNQDMRFDVPVVGVSTVEAMRAAGMGVLSVDAGRTLVIDGDRVFEAADDAGIAIVGRPQADRPAAAGSE
- the lpxA gene encoding acyl-ACP--UDP-N-acetylglucosamine O-acyltransferase, yielding MSLDIPVLLDRLRHRYPSLLVDRVVEYEPGQRVTAVKNVTVNEEYFQGHFPGNPLMPGVMMIETFAQVATLLLLGDEGKAPTGRTALRGVNNAKFRKQVLPGDRLCLEVTLRERPVGAAVAYCVATVAGQSVAEAELLVGIEASTHIDPTATVHSDAVLGPDTRVGPNAIIGSEVRLGRGCRIGASAIIAGNTELGDDCQVFPFASVGLIPQDLKYRGEETRVVIGHRNVIREFVTINRGTRGGGGLTLIGNDNVFMAYAHVAHDCTIGDRNIFANGATIGGHVVVEDEATISALSGVHQFCRVGRQAFIGGGSVVTMDALPYSRTVGNRARLYGLNTIGLERRGTRPETIVQLRRSYRYLLQSKLNTTQALAAIEADRSLNVAEVRVLVDFIRSSKRGVILRRPTRRYEPVGVEE
- the selB gene encoding selenocysteine-specific translation elongation factor, with the translated sequence MAGGGQRAGVPSGRPRRGAARARGSGSPSDGAGLDGDTRVRLAPARRPGAPPPAAADRSSPDGSPAPDAPADGRGAALAAHGETQRSTESGVKHLVVGTAGHIDHGKSALVRALTGIDPDRLREEKARGITIDLGFARYQEGATGLAFVDVPGHERFVRNMLAGVSGIDSVVLVVAADESVMPQTREHFDICRLLDVADGVVALTKADLVDAETIELVRLEVSELVAGSFLEGAPVVPVSSRTGEGLDSLRRVLAELADGAAGRRDDGIPRLPIDRAFSMKGFGTVVTGTLVSGRIDRDADLFLLPGARRVKVRGLEVHGRAQPSAHAGQRAAINLAGVGVDDLRRGDTLTVAGGLLATRRIDARVSLLDDARALRYGARVRFHQGTTEVMARVALGALSAPEDGDVDGGTDGPPLFPGTLDPGSSAFARLHLERPAALTRGDRFVLRAYSPPLTIGGGVVLDPDPPRGRLRSAAGAGRLRRLDRMDGDGLRQAVELRVDEAGGAGVTAEDLAPRVGLTQSAVTKVLGALVAGRAVTAADNCFFATERVMSARAMLLDAVTAYHRKAPLEPGLPREMARSGLGTLAGPELFDHVAEALATEGVLAAGRHLALSSHRVVLSEEEARLKDRLAARFREEGLSPPDVVSLPELLGADREAIDRMIALLVREGILERLGPLLFHRDVLDVVRTEVGALKASAPAGETARVDIAWFKSRFGITRKYAIPLLEHLDRARITRRVGTGRIVV